The following coding sequences are from one Bos indicus x Bos taurus breed Angus x Brahman F1 hybrid chromosome 5, Bos_hybrid_MaternalHap_v2.0, whole genome shotgun sequence window:
- the LOC113893377 gene encoding polycystic kidney disease and receptor for egg jelly-related protein-like, producing MVLSCTGSAMAPRTFAGMGTCTCAHTGGTQQEGPMPRCPGDLPAAGPLGGDAWSPSTEPREGRIALPPARSRQPRGCGSAGALPRASSGYLTVAQREVSAIARARSAPAVRALRFAATFRATEAPEPHARRDPGPRPGRPAPDAPCPLALRPAPPTQLAPGAAMGPGPALLLLGLGLGLGCGPGRPPPPPAPAQAPGSPSRDRPIPTPAAARSAASETRALVQARRPEAALRSVRASRDPGERGAGFGGLGAGRARVSLRARAAPGGGIFLSGRRGLCLPAGRPPSLVPRCVRAHVQLRARRAPAAAAPAPVDLQLSAPGGRLSLRWLSRLPRSLGPLEWTFRLGLLGPAAAESRALPRRALQRGRRSYPGFVARTECPTDGPTPVVLEAISPNSSEPTESSVSCQVVNKKVCKLDRVRINRNDDKPVRLTRDMGDTFNATVILFCPIQEYYYWGWSIYSVPYVGAVPDWTKPLKKPPVKFSRGFFVVTIPPYSIPWGVYLFNFSVVVRTRDPQVPGKNDSDRIYVVIFRRPLNAVISGPSNITINFTDGVTLNGNMSSDPEETDPLEKERLKFLWYCTTNPRNYDGKKITVISKEVCLPEQVDLKWTWASGPILTLYPETLQGGRVYFFRLVIQKTGRSAFADATVHVLQGEPVASISCIENCDQVLVLSERFSLSLDCTGCTAGRDVYRWSILTSSGQEVPLDWTGQTSTGRNGAYVSIKAFAFWNFREDKFWISLNAATWSGVTLVLRYPFIIHHVRITTDCKIVPEKGISFITQFVVICTHFKHKNIVLTYKIIVPDVHGFGEISSLKENNFGSILYLGKNSTSPPSFLPVGVLDSHYALKIIAQAYNTSLGAFSQVNLYATVRPPTDVKSSPTVLEELSNFTVGPNSSLSTLLQQQDFLNASYLIYVVASVLNSMKTDASLQADKIKLREHLFNQTLILPINTLVNISQVVMTITKLTEKTSEISAFSQKLATVRTWQASQALQDSHQRDKSISSEQIESVCTGILTTLSNILKLLVHYEVFEEPFHVVESLADTVLAVKVPENETTALRTSNFKMYVKKTEKWNVTKFFSTQKHCQNCFYPSLNVNSVPSLPASAPISTMFCEFADDPFPWLNYGENILTQVVGFRMTGVEATGDVIEIPPDAVEVHLIRKNLSFGSFNLTVGPSSEPYAVDESATKTTGAFSFVVDGTAGRDVLIHIMTDVSVLFTVSVYAGREITPNSFMTSYLVPHKIPPIANESDLFDPECAVKEARVVCLPAALVQVIAQRTDSSECTIAVVLQAPRFVLKPNNKLVRISVFSITCLNMFGIQSDWREDTCVVGEKTTWQRVHCICKNPRRAKRQLDIIKQANLRLHTHYLTAKVIVVPNSVDLQLEAVKNVTQNPVTLFTVLLIMLLYLILAFWALHRDEMDQYLREHVIVLLDNDPYDNVCYLVTVFTGSRCGSGTRANVFIQLHGTEGSSDVHCLSHPQFTTLYRGSICTFLLATKKDLGDIHSLRVWHNNEGRSPEWYLSRIKVENLFSRHIWLFMCREWFSIESSLDRTFQVMPPDKPLKKMDFFLIDINYKLGRNHLWFSVFSGVISTPFNRLQRLSCCLAMLLSTLLCNIMFFNLEKEMEAEPQEQRYIRSMVIGLESAFITLPVQLVITYLFIYSQRRPLISLHEITPRKHPLKPAANEHWEERLGKWHAYEIDKAHSQEPEKSNRYPKPKSSLKVTSKGQPPPKQAESKVSGTQRKMSGTQSKVSRPQRDVSSTQRKVSSTPRKVTDTPRKASSTQRKTSKAQEKNKNTNNPNVEDNQSISSEDLPPQPGSRALKEKPRIVLPRCCISVAWLLVFLTCALSSYFIIFYGLTYGLEKSIAWLFASFCAFTLSVFLVQPSKIILMSGYRTSTAKYSKNLSWISNYHFTEIKLQNLWKDPEEMDRRHQFVMELRNSRMYQPLTQDEITIFQRKKRIKRRAFLFLSYILTHFIFLALLLSLVAVLRPTDSFYYNQFIRDQFSVDLAGVTRLEDIYQWLNRVLLPLLHNDPNPTFFPDSSSKILGLPLMRQVRAQPGEIMCLPAKKFVEGSLKGEIRCHPEYGIDPEDTKNYSGSWNRVSKRDTDKTTRGFTYRPPEKRWAYSSYGLLHTYGSGGYAFYFFPAEQQFNSTLRLSELQKSHWLDEKTWSVIVELTTFNPDISLLCSISVIFEVSQLGVVNTSLNAHSFLLTHLNRKYPEEIYLYVAIYLFFLAYIADEVNVITDERTAYLQSVYNLLNFALKCIFTLWIILFFRKHFLAIGVVRAYWSNPEDFIPFHAVAQVDHTMRVILGFLVFLTILKTLRYSRVFYNVRLAQRAIQTALPGICHMALVVSVYFFVFMAFGYLVFGQHEWNYSDMIHATQTMFSYCVSAFENTEFFNNRVLGVLFLSSFMLVMICILINLFRAVILSAYEEMKQPVYEEPSEEVEAMTYLCRCLQSAFCCLCFKPRAEDDPRFFINMVYGQPEKNSRRYLGLKTRNINGKKMVYLVV from the exons ATGGTACTCAGCTGCACTGGAAGTGCCATGGCACCTCGCACCTTTGCAGGCATGGGCACGTGCACAT GTGCCCACACAGGTGGCACCCAGCAGGAGGGCCCAATGCCAAGgtgtccaggggaccttcctgcaGCCGGCCCCCTGGGAGGTGACGCCTGGTCCCCCAGCACAGAGCCAAGA GAAGGTCGGATCGCACTGCCACCCGCGCGCTCCAGGCAACCCCGGGGATGCGGGTCCGCGGGCGCTCTGCCGAGGGCGTCCTCCGGGTACCTGACAGTCGCGCAGCGTGAGGTGTCAGCCATAGCGCGCGCGCGTTCCGCGCCCGCGGTGCGGGCTCTGCGCTTCGCCGCGACCTTCCGC GCCACCGAGGCCCCCGAACCCCACGCCCGCCGTGACCCCGGCCCGCGCCCCGGCCGCCCCGCGCCCGACGCGCCGTGTCCGTTGGCCCTCCGCCCTGCGCCTCCGACGCAGCTCGCACCGGGCGCTGCCATGGGGCCCGGGCCGGCTCTCCTgctcctgggcctgggcctgggcctgggctgtGGGCCCGGCCGCCCGCCTCCGCCCCCGGCTCCCGCGCAGGCGCCCGGCTCGCCGTCCCGAGACCGCCCCATCCCGACGCCCGCCGCGGCCCGAAGTGCCGCGTCCGAGACCCGGGCCCTCGTCCAGGCGCGGCGGCCGGAGGCCGCGCTCCGCTCGGTCAGGGCCTCCCGGGACCCCGGGGAGCGGGGCGCAGGCTTTGGCGGCCTTGGGGCCGGCCGCGCCCGCGTCAGCCTCcgggcccgcgcggccccgggcGGCGGCATCTTCCTGAGCGGCCGCCGCGGCCTCTGCCTGCCGGCCGGGCGGCCCCCGAGCCTCGTGCCGCGCTGCGTCCGCGCGCACGTCCAGCTGCGCGCCCGccgcgcccccgccgccgccgcgcccgcGCCGGTGGACCTGCAGCTGTCCGCGCCCGGCGGCCGGCTCTCCCTGCGCTGGCTGTCCCGCCTGCCGCGCTCGCTCGGGCCTCTGGAGTGGACCTTCCGCCTCGGGCTGCTCGGGCCCGCGGCCGCCGAGAGCCGCGCGTTGCCCCGTCGGGCTCTGCAGCGCGGCCGGCGGTCCTACCCGGGATTCGTGGCCCGAACCGAATGTCCCACGGACGGGCCCACCCCGGTCGTCTTAGAAGCTATCAGCCCGAACAGCTCAGAACCCACTGAGTCCTCCGTGTCCTGTCAGGTAGTCAATAAAAAGGTCTGTAAATTGGACCGCGTGCGAATAAATAGGAACGACGATAAACCAGTGCGACTGACCAGGGACATGGGAGACACCTTCAATGCAACAGTCATCCTCTTCTGTCCCATCCAGGAGTACTATTATTGGGGTTGGTCTATCTATTCCGTTCCTTATGTAGGGGCCGTGCCTGACTGGACTAAACCTCTGAAAAAGCCACCGGTCAAGTTTAGTAGAGGTTTCTTTGTGGTGACTATACCCCCATATTCTATACCTTGGGGGGTGTATCTGTTTAATTTCTCGGTGGTTGTTAGAACACGGGATCCCCAGGTTCCAGGGAAGAACGACTCAGACCGCATCTATGTCGTCATTTTTAGACGTCCCCTGAATGCTGTTATTTCAGGGCCTTCCAACATCACAATTAATTTCACAGATGGGGTGACTCTCAATGGAAATATGTCTTCTGATCCAGAGGAAACAGACCCTCTAGAGAAAGAGAGGCTTAAGTTTCTCTGGTACTGTACCACAAACCCAAGAAACtatgatggaaaaaaaataacagtgatAAGCAAGGAAGTTTGTCTCCCAGAGCAGGTTGATCTCAAGTGGACATGGGCTTCTGGTCCTATTCTCACACTTTATCCAGAAACACTTCAAGGCGGCCGTGTATATTTTTTCAGACTGGTGATCCAGAAGACCGGCAGGTCAGCCTTTGCTGATGCAACGGTGCACGTGCTTCAAGGAGAGCCGGTAGCAAGCATTTCATGCATTGAAAATTGTGACCAGGTTCTGGTTTTATCAGAGAGATTCTCGTTGTCTCTGGATTGCACAGGTTGTACAGCAGGCCGAGATGTCTATCGGTGGTCCATTCTGACGTCTTCAGGTCAGGAGGTGCCATTGGACTGGACGGGGCAAACTTCAACAGGACGGAATGGTGCTTATGTGTCTATAAAAGCTTTTGCTTTCTGGAATTTCAGGGAAGATAAGTTTTGGATTTCTCTAAATGCAGCAACTTGGAGTGGAGTCACCTTGGTCTTAAGATATCCTTTCATTATTCACCATGTCCGTATAACCACAGACTGCAAAATTGTTCCAGAAAAAGGAATTTCCTTCATTACTCAGTTTGTTGTCATTTGTACTCATTTCAAGCATAAGAACATTGttcttacatataaaataatagttCCTGATGTACATGGTTTTGGTGAGATCAGTTCTTTGAAAGAGAATAACTTTGGATCCATCCTGTATTTGGGAAAGAATTCCACATCgcccccttcctttctccctgttGGTGTGTTGGACAGTCATTATGCCTTGAAAATAATTGCTCAGGCATATAATACCTCTCTGGGAGCTTTTTCTCAGGTGAACTTGTATGCCACTGTGCGGCCTCCCACTGATGTAAAGTCATCACCAACTGTGCTGGAGGAGTTATCCAACTTCACCGTGGGACCAAATTCCTCCCTGTCTACTTTGCTTCAACAGCAGGATTTTCTAAATGCAAGTTATTTAATATACGTAGTAGCTTCTGTCTTGAATAGCATGAAAACTGATGCAAGTCTTCAAGCTGACAAAATTAAACTCCGAGAACACCTTTTCAATCAGACACTCATTCTTCCTATAAACACTCTGGTGAATATTAGCCAGGTGGTCATGACTATTACTAAATTAACAGAGAAAACCTCTGAGATCAGTGCATTCTCCCAGAAACTGGCCACAGTGAGGACTTGGCAAGCAAGCCAAGCCCTCCAAGATAGTCATCAGAGAGATAAGAGCATTTCTTCTGAGCAAATAGAAAGTGTGTGCACTGGAATCTTAACAACCTTGTCTAACATCCTGAAACTGCTGGTTCATTATGAAGTCTTTGAAGAGCCTTTCCACGTGGTTGAATCTCTAGCAGACACGGTATTGGCTGTGAAAGTGCCGGAGAATGAGACCACTGCCTTGAGGACCTCCAACTTCAAAATGTATGTCAAGAAAACCGAAAAGTGGAATGTTACCAAGTTCTTCAGCACCCAGAAGCACTGTCAGAATTGTTTTTATCCCAGCCTAAATGTGAACAGCGTTCCTAGTCTGCCTGCCAGCGCTCCGATTTCGACGATGTTTTGTGAATTTGCGGATGACCCTTTCCCTTGGCTAAATTATGGGGAAAACATTTTGACCCAGGTGGTTGGATTCCGAATGACAGGAGTGGAGGCCACGGGTGACGTGATTGAGATCCCACCCGATGCAGTGGAAGTGCACCTCATCAGGAAAAACCTGAGCTTTGGAAGTTTTAATCTCACGGTGGGACCCAGCTCAGAGCCTTATGCAGTGGATGAATCAGCGACAAAGACGACAGGGGCGTTTAGCTTTGTTGTGGACGGTACTGCAGGCAGGGACGTGTTGATCCACATCATGACAGACGTGTCCGTCTTGTTCACGGTGTCTGTGTACGCGGGCCGTGAGATCACACCCAACTCTTTTATGACCAGCTACCTGGTGCCCCATAAAATCCCTCCGATTGCCAACGAGAGTGACCTGTTTGACCCGGAGTGTGCAGTGAAGGAGGCCCGAGTGGTCTGCCTCCCCGCGGCCCTGGTGCAGGTCATAGCTCAGCGAACCGATTCCTCTGAGTGCACCATCGCTGTGGTTCTACAGGCACCTCGTTTTGTCCTAAAACCCAATAACAAGTTGGTGAGAATTTCTGTTTTCAGCATTACGTGCTTGAATATGTTTGGGATCCAGAGCGATTGGAGAGAAGATACCTGCGTTGTGGGAGAGAAGACTACTTGGCAAAGAGTGCACTGTATCTGCAAGAACCCACGGCGGGCCAAACGGCAGCTGGATATAATCAAACAGGCCAACCTTCGCCTGCATACCCACTATTTGACGGCCAAGGTGATCGTGGTCCCTAACTCTGTGGATCTACAACTGGAGGCAGTCAAGAACGTCACCCAAAACCCTGTGACCCTCTTCACGGTACTTCTCATTATGCTGTTGTACTTGATCCTTGCGTTCTGGGCCTTGCACAGAGATGAAATGGACCAGTATCTTAGGGAACATGTGATAGTTCTCCTTGATAACGATCCTTATGATAATGTGTGTTATCTAGTCACTGTTTTTACAGGAAGCCGTTGTGGTTCTGGGACCAGGGCCAATGTCTTTATCCAACTGCATGGAACCGAAGGTAGCAGCGATGTGCACTGTTTAAGCCATCCACAATTTACGACTCTCTACCGAGGAAGCATCTGCACTTTCCTCCTAGCGACGAAAAAGGACTTGGGTGACATCCATTCCCTCCGTGTGTGGCACAACAACGAGGGCAGGTCCCCTGAATGGTATTTAAGTAGAATCAAAGTGGAGAATCTGTTCAGCAGACACATCTGGCTCTTCATGTGCCGAGAATGGTTTTCTATCGAATCCTCTTTGGACCGAACCTTCCAAGTAATGCCCCCAGATAAGCCTCTCAAGAAAATGGACTTTTTCCTTATAGATATAAATTATAAACTAGGGAGAAACCACTTGTGGTTCTCCGTTTTTTCTGGTGTCATTTCTACACCATTCAATAGGCTCCAGAGGCTGTCCTGTTGTTTAGCCATGTTGCTGTCCACACTTCTGTGTAATATTATGTTCTTTAATCTAGAGAAGGAGATGGAAGCAGAGCCACAAGAGCAGAGGTACATCAGGTCGATGGTGATCGGACTGGAAAGTGCCTTTATTACCCTTCCTGTGCAACTAGTGATCACATATTTGTTCATCTATTCCCAGAGGAGACCTCTTATATCTCTACATGAGATCACTCCTCGGAAGCATCCTTTGAAGCCAGCTGCTAATGAACACTGGGAAGAACGGCTGGGAAAGTGGCATGCTTATGAAATTGACAAAGCACACTCCCAGGAGCCTGAGAAGTCTAATAGATATCCTAAACCCAAGTCTTCTCTCAAGGTCACCTCTAAAGGACAGCCCCCGCCCAAGCAAGCAGAAAGCAAGGTCTCTGGTACCCAAAGGAAGATGTCAGGCACCCAAAGCAAGGTCTCCAGGCCCCAAAGAGATGTCTCCAGTACACAAAGAAAAGTCTCCAGCACCCCAAGAAAGGTCACCGACACCCCAAGAAAAGCCTCCAGCACCCAAAGAAAAACCTCTAAAGcccaggaaaagaataaaaacaccAATAACCCAAATGTTGAAGACAATCAAAGCATTTCTTCTGAGGATCTGCCTCCCCAGCCGGGTTCACGAGCCCTCAAAGAGAAGCCCAGGATTGTCCTGCCTCGGTGCTGTATTAGTGTCGCCTGGCTCTTGGTTTTTCTTACCTGTGCATTATCCTCCTACTTCATCATATTTTATGGACTGACTTACGGCCTCGAAAAATCAATAGCATGGTTGTTTGCATCGTTTTGTGCATTCACTCTGTCAGTCTTTCTCGTGCAGCCATCTAAAATCATACTTATGTCAGGCTACAGAACAAGTACAGCCAAGTATTCAAAGAACCTTTCATGGATCAGCAACTATCACTTCACTGAGATCAAGTTGCAAAACCTCTGGAAGGAcccagaagaaatggacagacGCCACCAGTTTGTCATGGAGCTCCGAAACTCAAGGATGTACCAGCCTCTCACCCAAGATGAAATCACAATATTCCAAAGAAAGAAGAGGATCAAGAGAAGAGCTTTCCTGTTCCTGAGTTACATCCTCACTCACTTCATCTTTCTGGCTCTCTTGCTGAGCCTAGTCGCTGTCCTACGCCCCACTGACAGCTTTTACTATAATCAGTTTATTCGGGACCAGTTCTCTGTGGATCTGGCAGGCGTGACCAGGCTGGAAGACATCTATCAGTGGCTGAACAGGGTGCTGTTGCCTCTGCTCCACAATGACCCGAATCCCACGTTTTTCCCTGACAGCTCCTCTAAAATCCTTGGCTTGCCACTCATGAGGCAGGTGAGGGCGCAACCTGGAGAGATAATGTGTCTGCCGGCCAAGAAATTTGTGGAGGGCAGCCTCAAAGGAGAGATTCGCTGTCACCCCGAATATGGCATTGACCCAGAAGACACAAAAAACTACTCTGGGTCATGGAATAGAGTTAGTAAGCGGGACACTGACAAGACGACCAGAGGGTTTACTTATAGGCCTCCGGAGAAGAGGTGGGCGTACTCTTCCTATGGGCTGCTGCACACCTATGGCTCAGGAGGATACgccttctatttttttccagcaGAGCAGCAGTTTAATTCCACACTGAGGCTCAGCGAACTCCAGAAAAGCCACTGGCTGGATGAGAAGACGTGGTCTGTGATTGTGGAATTGACCACCTTCAATCCAGACATCAGTCTCCTCTGCAGCATCTCGGTCATCTTCGAGGTCTCTCAGTTAGGTGTTGTGAACACTAGCCTGAATGCGCACTCCTTCTTGCTCACTCATTTGAACAGAAAATACCCAGAAGAAATCTACTTGTATGTGGCCATCtaccttttctttcttgcctATATTGCTGACGAAGTCAATGTCATCACGGATGAAAGGACTGCCTACCTGCAAAGTGTATATAATTTGCTCAACTTTGCTCTAAAATGTATCTTTACCTTGTGGATCATACTCTTTTTCAGGAAGCACTTCTTGGCCATCGGTGTAGTTCGGGCTTACTGGTCAAACCCTGAGGATTTCATTCCCTTTCATGCAGTGGCTCAAGTAGATCACACCATGAGGGTGATTTTGGGTTTCCTGGTATTTCTGACGATCCTGAAGACACTCCGGTATtccagggtcttttacaatgtgCGTCTGGCTCAGAGGGCCATTCAGACTGCCCTTCCTGGCATCTGCCACATGGCATTGGTGGTGTCCGtgtatttctttgtcttcatGGCATTTGGGTACTTGGTGTTCGGGCAGCACGAGTGGAACTACAGTGACATGATCCACGCCACCCAGACAATGTTTTCCTACTGTGTCTCAGCTTTTGAGAACACGGAATTTTTCAATAACCGGGTTCTCGGGGTCCTCTTCCTCTCATCTTTCATGCTGGTGATGATCTGCATATTGATCAACTTATTTCGTGCTGTGATTTTGTCAGCCTATGAGGAAATGAAGCAGCCCGTGTACGAGGAGCCCTCAGAAGAAGTGGAAGCCATGACTTATCTGTGTCGGTGCCTACAATCTGCTTTTTGCTGCCTGTGCTTCAAGCCCAGGGCAGAAGATGATCCCAGGTTCTTCATCAACATGGTGTACGGGCAGCCAGAGAAGAACAGCCGCCGCTACCTGGGGCTGAAGACCAGAAACATTAATGGGAAGAAAATGGTTTACCTCGTCGTGTGA